The DNA region TTTTTTCCAGTACTTGCTTAAAACGGTCGGCCTGGAGGGCCGGAATATTGTTTTCTGCTTTATAGATGCCGATCTCTTTTACTACCCTCTCACGTTCACCCAGTAAGGCTATAATTTTTTTATCGATGGAATCAATTTTGATCCGGTTGTTTTGTAATGGATTGCCGGCAGAAGTTTGGGTCATAGGTGTTGATTGGGCGTTAACTAAACTGTACCGGATCATGCACACTAAAAATAATATAAAAGCGCGGTTAAATAATTTCATATCAGATGATTTTTTGAGGCAAATTTATAGAAATAACCTTGCTGTTAACGGATTGTTTCAAGATTGATGCAGAGTTTTACTCCTGACATCGCTACCCTTTTATTTAATACGCCCTCATTTCATTTGCTCTATTTACCAGGCTAATGAAGAGCGCAGGCCGGGTGAGCCGACTTCGTGAGATATTAATATCCTTTCAAAGAATTTGCATGTACCTACATATATACAAATAAAATTTCCTAAATTTGAATAAAACCTTTTACCGGTGAACCTAATTTTAGATATGGATTTTTTAAAAGCGATATACGAGCATATTACAGGATTTTTTGGCCTCGGCGGATTGTATGCCATCATCAAATCGGGCGATTATAACAAACTGCTTACCTACGATGGCATTACGGCCTTATTAGGCCCTATGCTACCTGTATTGCTGGTGTTTGAGATCATCAGGGGGGCTTTCTATAAAAAATTCAAGGTGATCCATTACAAGATCTCTTTTTGGACATATGTGTTAAATGCTTTTATAGGCAGCGTACTTTCCATTGCCATGGTAGGGTTTTGTATCGGCTTCTTTTCGAGGTTTGCTATTTTTAAAACAACGTTTACCTGGTACTGGTTCATTTACGGCTATATCGTATGGGAATTTGCTCATTTTTGGTATCATTACCTTGCGCATAAGGTGAGGATCCTGTGGTGCCTCCACTCAACCCATCACGCGCCCGAAAGCATGAACCTTTCGGTCACTTTCGCCCATTTCTTCCTCGAAGCGCCCTATGCCGACCTCATCCGCACCAGCATTTGTATTTTATTGGGGGTGAACCCACCTATGCTGTTTGTAATTATGTTTATTGATGGTTTTTGGGGGTCAATGATCCACATTGGTGAAAATCTTATAGAGGATGGACGCCTTGGTTTCCTCAACAGAATCGTACTTACGCCATCGCATCACAGGGTACACCATGCGCGTAATCCATTATATATGGATACTAATTTCTGTAACCTGTTACCGATATGGGATAAAGTTTTCGGAACCTTCCAAAATGAAGACCGCAAGATCCCTATTGAATATGGAATTAGTCGCCCGATGATTAAAAACAGCTTTTTAGATGCTTATTTTGGCGAGATCATAGCACTGGCCAAAGATGTACGCAAGGCGCCGGGTATTAAAAACAAGTTTTTATACATTATAATGCCCCCCGGCTGGAGCCATACCGGCGATCATAAAATGACGACAGTTGTTAAAAAGGCCTATTTTGAATCGCTTGAGGAAGAGGTAAATAACCAGGAAATAAAAGTTGTGAAGCAAGGCGAAAAGGAAGAAATGGTTTAAAAGTAATTATAAAACCATGTCATTGCGAAGAAGCGTGGCAACCAAACGGAAGCCCAGCCGTCATTCCTCCTCACAATGACAACTTAAAACGGGTGTCATGCTGAGCCTGTCGAAACATGGTGGGTAGACCCCTGCGCGCGAATCTTCGACAGGCTACCCATGACAACTTCAAACGGGTGTCATACTGAGCTCGTCGAAGTATGGCGGGCAGGCCTCTCCGCACGAGTCTTCGACAGGCTCAGACTGACAAGCCCTCTTTTGTCATTTCACCTTCAGAGGCCTCCGGATTTAAACACTCACAATGACATGTCTTTTATTTTAAATACTTCATCTTTAATTCTCCAGCACTGCCCTCCTGCAATATTTACTCCTGTAATCCTGCGGGGTTAGTCCTGTTATCCGTTTAAAGATCTTCCTGAACGTTTTCAGGTCGTTATAACCAACTTTATACATCAGTTCGCTAATATTGAAATTGGTTTTCTCCAGCCCTTTTTTTACCGATTCTATCTTTACCTTTTGCAGGTATTCCATCGGCGTATTTTGGGTGGCGCTTTTAAAACGGCGAATGAAATTACGCTTGCTCATATTGGTTTGGCCCGCAATTTCTTCAACAGAAATAGGCAAATGGTAATTATTTTCGATAAACAACTGTGAGCGCATGATTTCCTGATCTTCATGTTGGTGCTGCCCTTCAAATACCTTAAAGTGCGCCTGGCTGGTACGGTCGATATCCAGCGAAAACATTTTACTGGCCCAGATGCCTGTATCTCTGCCGCAATATTTTTCAATCAGGTACAGGATCAGGTTCATGCTTGAAAAAGCACCGCCACTGGTATAAGTCCCGTCTTTATCGGTGGTTACCATATCTGGTAAAATATTCACGCTTGGATAGCGACGTTTCATATCGTCCACAGCAACCCAATGCGTAGTACAGGGTTTGCCGTCAAGCACCCCTGCTTCGGCCAAAAAATAGCTGCCGAAACACAAGCTGGCCACTTCCGCGCCCTTATTATACATGTTCCTTATAAAGTCGATCAGGTTTTTGTTTTTACGCATCACCAGATCAGGCGGACCATAAAACGCCGGGGCTATTACCAGGTCGATCTCTTTGATCTCATCAATGGTTTTAAAACCGGTAAACTGTGCCGGGAAATAAAGCAGGTTATTGTTTATTCTTTCCCCTACAAGCATTACACTAAAGGCCTCGGTTTTGCCGCTTTCTACCAAAAAACGGTTAGTATGCCTCACCATATCCAATACACCCGATATGGTTGAAAGATTAATGTCTTCGTGAATAAGCAGCGCTATTTCTTTCATTTGTTATAATTCAGGTTATTACAAATATATAAAAGCACCCGGCACAAAAACATGCGATAAGCCTTAAAAAACGCGAATCATTGATAAAAAGCTATCACTTAACCAGTTTAAAATTAAGCGTTTAAACATCAACTCAAGATTTCCGCTATCTCTTCAAAGCCTTTTTCGCGGGCCAGGTCGGCGGGAAGTTTGCCGCCTTCCATCCGGGTGTGAACTTCGGCACCGCTTTCGAGCAGCAGGATGATCAGCTCAAGATTACCATTTTGCGCGGCCGAATGCAGCGGCGTAGCGCCGGCTTGCTGCACAACGTTCACCTGAGCGCCGTTTTCGATCAGCATCCGGGCTATATCGGTATAGTTTCCGGCAGTTGCCGAATGAATGGGGAATACGTTAAAACCGTTATTTGATTGAAGGTTAACATTTGCACCCTTCAACACCAGGTACCTGGCCACATCAAACTGCCCGAAGTAACAGGCCAGCCCAAGTGCAGTAAAGCCATCGTCAGCATAATCATCAAGTGTGTTCGGATAGGTAGCAACCAGGTGGGCAACCGTATCAAATTTACCGGCAGCAGCGGCTTCAAATAAACTGATATCGCTTACATAATTTAACAATAAATTGGTAACTTCTGGCTTTTTATAATAGCAGGAAAGCATAAGCGGCGATACGTTAAGGCTTGTTTTTTTTAAAGCCAGCGCCGGGTCGCGGCCAAGCAGGGTATTGATACTATCTAAATCGGTTGATGCGATATATTCTTCCAGTCTTTCTATGCTCATTACTTAGTTAAGTAAAGTGTTTACTATTAAGCGCGCTGTTATATTACTTTGTTAAATTTACGTTTTCTGTTACAGGCAAATGTTGTTTTTCAATTATACTAAAAAATTAAAAATGTTGCCAATAAGTTATATAATCTGTTAACTTTATATTCATTCGGCCTGTAATTTTTTGCAGGTTAATGAATCTTATATAAAATATTTACCGGGTGTAACTGCAAAGTTCACATAGGTAAAATTTTACGTAAGTTTGCACATAAACGATTGTTACATCAGGATGCCGGCAAAAGGAAACCAGTTTAGATCAAATAATTTCAAGGGAGAAAATCAGCCTCGCCAAAGCGGCAAGGCCGAAAAGGAACGAGTGGCAGGCAGGAAATTACCTAAACTGCCCAGTTTTGACTTTGACTATGAAAACGGCAAGGCTGTTAAAATAGCAGGCTTGTTTTCACTGCTATTATCCATTTTTTTCCTCATCGCTTTTACATCTTACCTGTTTACCTGGCAGGAAGACCAGAGCTACATTTCCAAAACAAACGGCGGCTGGCATAACCTATCAACAGGCACTACCGTTCATGAAATTGCCGACCTGAGCGATCCAACCATCAGGGCACAAAATTGGCTGGGCAAGTTTGGCGCGTTATTATCCAACCAGTTTATTTATGAGTGGTTTGGCGTAGCTTCATTCTTGTTTATTTTTGTGTTTTTTGTTGTAGGATACCGCTTGCTTTTTAAAGCGAGGTTGTTTTCTATCCGTAAAACACTTGCATATTCGTTATTCAGCATTGTTTTTATTTCTGTGGCGATAGCTTATCTTCATTCATTTGTGATTGATTATCCCCACTACCTTGAAGGCGGTTTCGGTTTTTGGAGCAACCGCTTACTCGCGGCTCAGATAGGTGAAGCGGGAACCGGCGGATTGCTGGTGTTTTTGGCACTTACCGTATTGGTAATAGCCTATAACATCGACTTTAAAATACCCCAGCGTAAAAACCGCCCGGTTGCAGCAATGAGCGTTGATGAGATAGCACCTGAACCTGTTGAACTAATTGATGAGGAGCCGTCAATGCCGCTTGAATGGCCTCGGGGTAATAACAAGATCCGCGAAACCCATGTAAGCAGCATCATGCCCGAGCCCATGGTACAGGAGCCGCTTATACCGCCATCACCGCTCAGGCACCCCCCAATGGAGCAAATGCCCGGATTCCACGAACCGGTAGTTTTAAGACCGGCAAACACGGTTAAACATGAGCCGGAAGAGGAAGAAGAAATTCCCCTTACTATTGATACCAACAGGCCATTGCCCGAATTGAGCGTTGAGAAAACCGATAACGAAAAAGCAAACGATCTGGTAAACCAGTTTGGTATATATGACCACAAGCTCGATCTGGCTTCATACAAACTGCCGCACCTGGAGTTATTAGAAAACCACGGTTCGAACAAGATCTCGGTTAATGCCGAAGAACTGGAAGCCAACAAGAACAAAATTGTTGAAACGCTGAACCACTATAATATCGAGATTGATAAGATAAAAGCCACTATCGGCCCAACGGTTACCCTGTATGAGATCATTCCGGCCCCTGGTGTCAGGATCAGCAAGATCAAGAACCTGGAGGATGATATCGCATTAAGTTTAGCCGCATTGGGTATCCGTATCATTGCTCCTATGCCGGGCAAGGGGACCATCGGTATTGAAGTGCCCAATCAAAATCCCGAGATGGTTTCGATGCGCTCTATCCTATCGACAGAAAAATACCAGAATACCACAATGGACCTGCCTATCGCTTTAGGTAAAACCATATCTAACGAAGTATTTATTGCCGATTTGGCCAAGATGCCACACTTACTGGTTGCGGGAGCCACCGGCCAGGGTAAATCGGTTGGTATTAACGCCATCCTGGTATCGCTGCTGTATAAAAAACACCCTGCCGAGCTCAAATTTGTACTGGTTGACCCTAAAAAGGTTGAGCTTACGCTGTTCCGTAAAATAGAAAGGCACTTTTTGGCTAAGCTGCCTGATGATGGCGATGCGATCATCACCGATACCAAAAAGGTGGTAAATACGCTCAATTCGCTTTGTATTGAGATGGACCAGCGCTATGACCTGCTGAAAGATGCGCAGGTACGCAACCTGAAAGAGTACAACGCCAAATTTGTGAACCGCAAAATCAGCGATCCCGAAAAACATCGTTACCTGCCGTTTATAGTTTTGGTGATTGATGAGTTTGCCGATTTGATGATGACTGCTGGGAAAGAAGTAGAAATGCCTATTGCCCGTATCGCACAGTTGGCCCGTGCGGTGGGTATACATTTGGTTATTGCAACGCAGCGCCCTTCTGTTAACATCATTACCGGTACTATCAAAGCCAACTTCCCTTCAAGGCTGGCATTCAGGGTGCTTTCCAAAATCGACTCACGTACCATTCTTGACGCAGGTGGCGCCGATCAGCTCATCGGCCGCGGGGATATGCTATTTTCAACAGGTAGCGACCTGATCCGTTTACAGTGTGCATTTGTGGATACCCCCGAGGTTGAAGCTATATCTGATTTTATCGGCAATCAGAAAGGTTATCCATCAGCTATGTACTTACCTGAGTATGTAGGCGAAGGTGAAGCAAGCAGCGGAGCCAAGGAATACGATCCCGACGACCGCGACCCAATGTTTGAGGAAGCCGCCCGCTTAATTGTACTGCACCAGCAGGGTTCAACATCACTTATTCAGCGTAAAATGAAATTGGGCTACAACCGCGCCGGCCGCATTATTGACCAGCTGGAAGCAGCAGGAATTGTAGGCCCTTTTGAAGGCAGCAAAGCCCGCGATGTGCTTTATCCCGACGAATACAGTCTTGAACGCTACCTCGAAACACTGCAAAAACCTATTAAAGATTAAACCAAACAAAATTTAATTACTCTAATCCGATAGCTATTAATAACAATAGTTGTTGTTGAATAAAACTGAATGAAAAAGATCATAGCATATACCATTTTAGCAATAAGTACATACAGCACTGCTTTTGCACAAAAAGACAGCCAGGCAAAGGCAATTTTAAACCAGGTAAGCCAAAAATACCGCTCATACGATGTTATTAAAACCGACTTTACCTTTAGCCTTAATAACCAGCAGGCCAATATTAAGGAAACGCAAACCGGCACCCTGATATCAAAGGCAAAAACCGGCAAATACCGCGTTACGCTTTACAACACAGCTGCAAAACCCGAAGTTGACAAAGAGATTTTAAGCGATGGCAAAAATCAATGGACCTATCTTAAAAAAGATAAAGAA from Mucilaginibacter sp. SJ includes:
- a CDS encoding GlxA family transcriptional regulator; translated protein: MKEIALLIHEDINLSTISGVLDMVRHTNRFLVESGKTEAFSVMLVGERINNNLLYFPAQFTGFKTIDEIKEIDLVIAPAFYGPPDLVMRKNKNLIDFIRNMYNKGAEVASLCFGSYFLAEAGVLDGKPCTTHWVAVDDMKRRYPSVNILPDMVTTDKDGTYTSGGAFSSMNLILYLIEKYCGRDTGIWASKMFSLDIDRTSQAHFKVFEGQHQHEDQEIMRSQLFIENNYHLPISVEEIAGQTNMSKRNFIRRFKSATQNTPMEYLQKVKIESVKKGLEKTNFNISELMYKVGYNDLKTFRKIFKRITGLTPQDYRSKYCRRAVLEN
- a CDS encoding sterol desaturase family protein yields the protein MNLILDMDFLKAIYEHITGFFGLGGLYAIIKSGDYNKLLTYDGITALLGPMLPVLLVFEIIRGAFYKKFKVIHYKISFWTYVLNAFIGSVLSIAMVGFCIGFFSRFAIFKTTFTWYWFIYGYIVWEFAHFWYHYLAHKVRILWCLHSTHHAPESMNLSVTFAHFFLEAPYADLIRTSICILLGVNPPMLFVIMFIDGFWGSMIHIGENLIEDGRLGFLNRIVLTPSHHRVHHARNPLYMDTNFCNLLPIWDKVFGTFQNEDRKIPIEYGISRPMIKNSFLDAYFGEIIALAKDVRKAPGIKNKFLYIIMPPGWSHTGDHKMTTVVKKAYFESLEEEVNNQEIKVVKQGEKEEMV
- a CDS encoding chorismate mutase yields the protein MKLFNRAFILFLVCMIRYSLVNAQSTPMTQTSAGNPLQNNRIKIDSIDKKIIALLGERERVVKEIGIYKAENNIPALQADRFKQVLEKTVEAGKQEGLSATFITELMNAIHKESLRIEEEVKAQKQ
- a CDS encoding ankyrin repeat domain-containing protein encodes the protein MSIERLEEYIASTDLDSINTLLGRDPALALKKTSLNVSPLMLSCYYKKPEVTNLLLNYVSDISLFEAAAAGKFDTVAHLVATYPNTLDDYADDGFTALGLACYFGQFDVARYLVLKGANVNLQSNNGFNVFPIHSATAGNYTDIARMLIENGAQVNVVQQAGATPLHSAAQNGNLELIILLLESGAEVHTRMEGGKLPADLAREKGFEEIAEILS
- a CDS encoding FtsK/SpoIIIE family DNA translocase, with the protein product MPAKGNQFRSNNFKGENQPRQSGKAEKERVAGRKLPKLPSFDFDYENGKAVKIAGLFSLLLSIFFLIAFTSYLFTWQEDQSYISKTNGGWHNLSTGTTVHEIADLSDPTIRAQNWLGKFGALLSNQFIYEWFGVASFLFIFVFFVVGYRLLFKARLFSIRKTLAYSLFSIVFISVAIAYLHSFVIDYPHYLEGGFGFWSNRLLAAQIGEAGTGGLLVFLALTVLVIAYNIDFKIPQRKNRPVAAMSVDEIAPEPVELIDEEPSMPLEWPRGNNKIRETHVSSIMPEPMVQEPLIPPSPLRHPPMEQMPGFHEPVVLRPANTVKHEPEEEEEIPLTIDTNRPLPELSVEKTDNEKANDLVNQFGIYDHKLDLASYKLPHLELLENHGSNKISVNAEELEANKNKIVETLNHYNIEIDKIKATIGPTVTLYEIIPAPGVRISKIKNLEDDIALSLAALGIRIIAPMPGKGTIGIEVPNQNPEMVSMRSILSTEKYQNTTMDLPIALGKTISNEVFIADLAKMPHLLVAGATGQGKSVGINAILVSLLYKKHPAELKFVLVDPKKVELTLFRKIERHFLAKLPDDGDAIITDTKKVVNTLNSLCIEMDQRYDLLKDAQVRNLKEYNAKFVNRKISDPEKHRYLPFIVLVIDEFADLMMTAGKEVEMPIARIAQLARAVGIHLVIATQRPSVNIITGTIKANFPSRLAFRVLSKIDSRTILDAGGADQLIGRGDMLFSTGSDLIRLQCAFVDTPEVEAISDFIGNQKGYPSAMYLPEYVGEGEASSGAKEYDPDDRDPMFEEAARLIVLHQQGSTSLIQRKMKLGYNRAGRIIDQLEAAGIVGPFEGSKARDVLYPDEYSLERYLETLQKPIKD